A window of Fusarium musae strain F31 chromosome 1, whole genome shotgun sequence genomic DNA:
AATCAGATCTCCAAGCTTGTATCAAGATATTATGATTTAATGTATAGCACGAGTGGATTGAGATAAGTGCAAGCTATTTAATTCGTTATGCTAAGTGACCTAAGAACTAGGTATCCAAACCGAGTCTATGTCTATCTAGTTCTGTGGATTCCAGCTTGGGTATCAACTCTAACATGCGACAGGCCTATACGCCTCGTGATATGTATCAAGTCCACAGCCTTGTGAAACAGGTCTCAGAATGCTCAGCTGTTGGTTTTCGCCAAACGTATGACTCTGCCTGTGGACAGGTCAAACAAAGGATGACGAATCACTGCTTTGAAGAGCGACAAAGAGGCCCAGATCTATCACGGAGAAGGAGTAGGGGTATTTGAGAGGCGGCCAGTCCCCAGGGGCTGGGCTATGTCAAGTATAGTATACAATGTTGGATAATTCAGCCACCACCCCAGAGGTACGACTTGGCGATAGCAACTTCAGACCCCAGGTGGTACTGAGCACCTTGGATCGATCGTCACATTGATCCCCGTCGTCACTGCTCTAGTTCTTGGGGTCGTGTGAGGACCCTGCTTTGGCAGCTTTGTGCTCATTGCTGTCGCCAGAAGTACCCGAAGCAGCAGATTGCCTACGATCTTGTGAAATCTTCTGCTCTGAAGTTTCCTCATCCTGATCTTGGGTGGCTTGCGGCTCGCTTTGTCCAGACGCTTGCTGAGCTGGTTCGAAGTACTCTTCACAATACACCGGGGCGACATCATCCCGTCTGGACGTCTCATAATACTCCTCCTGCTTATGCTCTTCAATGTGTGATACCTGCTGAGGATACACGAAGTCGGAAAGCTGAGAAAAGTTGGATAGGGGCATATCCATGTTAAAGGACGGTGAGTGTTGGGTAGCGGATGGCTCCTAGACTCCGCCTCCCGCAACCACGGTCTGCTGTGGAGATGAGACTGGTGGGTGAGAGCCAGCTATCGGTTGCTGTCTCAGATAAGAGGCGTATGAATGCTGTACGTTAGGTGACTGATGAGGTGTCTGGTATGAAACGCTACAGTTCTCAGAGCTTCGCTGCTCTGGTGACTTGATTTGGTGTTGGCCAAAATGAGTGTTGACCGGGGAAAATTCGGTGTTGAAGTTTGCCCTCGCTTGCATCTGCCAGGAGTTAGCTAAAGGCATAGGACCCAAGCCTGCCTGAGCCAGTGCTCCCGGGGAGAGGCTATATGGCTTCGTATGTGGTGAATGAAGGTTTCCCATCTGAGCCATTGGTGCTGCGTAGAACAAGGGGCCAGAAGACAGGCTAGGGGATTTTATGTCTTCGAATTTGACTGGTGATTGCGTTGGAAGGGATTCAAATTGATATGGAGGTTGCCCAGAAGGCCCTGCTAAAGCTTTGAGAGCCCCTTGGCGAGCTCTCTTGGCTTCAGTCGGCGATCCTCTGTTTCTTAGGTTAGAGAGATATTCGGAAAGGGATATCGATGCGGTGTTCGCAACGTACTCTGAGCCCGGTGAAGCGGAAGAACCAGCTCCTGAGTCAGATCGACGTTCTTTTCGTTTCTTGGATTGCTTGTTGCAAAGGGGAGCCCTACGAGCAAAGATGGGTTAGTTAATCTCAAAGGCAATTGGCAAGACCCTTTTGGCACAAGGCAACTCACCCATACTCAGGATCCTTGCCATATTTGTTCCTCAAATATCGAATCTGGTTGTCTGTCAGTGTTCGGTTGAATCGTTCCCGAAAAGCGTTAGATATCGCATCGTTGTAGAAATCTTTCTCCATGAGGCTTAAAGCAAAGCGTATCTCGTCAGGTTTGTAAACTGGTTTTCCCGTCATCTTGAAGGGAATGAGAGAATAAGCAAAGATGTGGAACAAGCGTTGAAGGCGTCGAGCAGTCTAAGGTGCAACTGTCCAAGAAATGTCTAAGTGATCAGCGATGGTGAGAGGTGAGAGCTTGTAGGTGATAGACGGTTGAGTAAAGGTTGTTGTTCAGGAAGAACGAAAAGACAATGAATGTCTGAGGTTATTGTTTACGTAGATTCGTTGACCGTTTGATTGAAGGTTAATCAGCGTAGTTCATGCCCTTGCTAAAGGCTGTGATTAGGGGCTCGAGTAGACTTCATTTAGTTGCGAGTCAACTGGCACTGAATCCTGGCGTAGCTTGAACGTGGATGAAATCGTGCAATTGGATAAAAGAGAGTATATCAAGGGTGATGATCAATGCTTTCCtaaagaagaagctgttgtATGTGTAGAGAAAAGCAGGTGTTGTGATGTGTTAGCGTAGaagtggagaagaagagaagaagagaggaagcagaagcgcaagagagggaggagagggcCCCTTATGAACTAATCCCTGAAGCAACGTCTGTTGCTTGTTCACGGGAGATCCATGACTCAAACAGTGTGCAATTGCTTGCATAAAATCATTGGTCTCTATTGTGGCTATGCTTCCTCACTCGCTCAGTGTCTATGTCTAAGGTAGTTCGTCTCATATTTTCCATCGTATCTATCAACTtcgtctcttcttcaagcaccTGACTCTTCCTTTCTCTATTAATCACTGGCCCTGGACCCAGTCAGAGTGCTATATGGGTGCTGCATCACCGACTTGAGACGGCGGTGAGCCACCACGGCTAAAGACACCCAGCCAGCACCGCACATTGCCCgcgtcatcgtcctcaaccCAGTCGTCCTGCCCCGCAAgttcgtcctcttcttcgcaaAACAAGGGGGTGTCGAGGTCAAGCATAGCCTGGCGGAACGACTCGAGGAGGCGTTCGGTGGTGGCATCTCGACGCGGGACCATGACGACAGCGCGTGAATCGGAGCCAAGGGCAAGGTGGTCGCTGATAGCTGAGGCGAGAAGCGCTGGGTGTTCATCGTCGTACATGGGATCAGCCGCGAGGACAATCTAGTCACCAGGGGGGGTCAGACATCGTTTGTAAGCAAGAGTCATATAAGTATCTCCCTGCAATCACAGATTCTCTACGAGCAAAAACATACCTTGAACTGATTCGATTGCCCAAACAGGGTCCGGTCGACCTCGTCTTCGCTCCCTCCCCAGGTGAGATCGCCAACTGTGAGTGATCCCCCACGAGAGTTGACCAGCTCAGTGTTCTTGGCCACGTTCTCTCTGAGATTTGGAACAATGTTGGGAAGATCGCTGAGCGCTACGGGGACTTTCCATAGAGCTGCTGCGGCAAGACCCAAAAGGCCAGTCCCAGAACCGAGTTCGAGGACGTCAGGCCGTGGTTCACCCAGCGTCTCATCGAATAATCGAAATAGTGATGTCTCCGCCATGCGAGGAAGATGCTGCGATAGTACATATGAAGACCCCCAAGTCTTGAAACCCAAAGAATCTCCGGTAAGCGCCGGTTCTCGAATGATGAGCTCGAACTCATCATTTCCCTCCCCAAAGGGCCATCTGCGGACAACCTCTCCCATAGCCGTGCGTCCACACCGCTCCGACATGCGCTTGCTTGCCTGCGTCCAGAgaatctccttctcattgTCGTCGTCGATCCATGATAAAGGGCTCTTGATGATAGAGGAGAGATATCGAGTGACTTCTGCCTTGCGCTGGCTAGCGAGAGATTCTTGCTCCTCCATGATCTCGGAGCGGCGACGCTTGTGGTTCCAGATCGGGGGGCTAAGTTCGAGACTCTGGAGAATGCCTGCAAGTTGAGTGTAGCTGGGACGTTCCCACATTTGGGGGAAATCGAGTGCTtcaatggccatgatgatgagccaaagTCTCTCTTTTCTACACTTATGGGCCAGTTACGGCGAGGTCAACTGAGAGGAATAGTTAAAGTGAGAGAAGGAAATTGCCGGTGTGGCAAAAAAGAATAATCAAAGAGTGAGAAGTTCAGAACAGAAGTTTTGATCAGGAAACTAACTGTTCAACATGCCCTCAGCAGGAACACAAGACTATGTACACTGCAGAGCATATCGGAGACACCTCGAGTCTAGAACATAGGTAGTCCCTGTTCACTAGGAGTTTCTACAAGGTAAAGGAGAAGTCCGGGGAAATAAAGAACGCTATTGTAATCCACACATTGTCTGGTCTACAGGCGGCAAATAGGAAAAAAATTGTTAacaataaaataaaaaagttgagttttttttttttttttggctaACATCTAATTGGGTCAAGTCTATCTTCCTACCTATCATAACTCATGAGTATGTATCAACGTTGATGTTAAAGCCACATCATGCAAGTATCGCACCGCCACAGACATTCTCGAATGAGTGATCGGCATGGCCCACGTGGCTGATCGACCAGGGGAAAGGGAGCTATGAACCTCAAACTCCACCGTCTTCCCGATTGGTCGCCCTAGCAATATCTAAGGTAGATAGATATCTGTACAGTACAGGTACAGAGTAACATGCATCTCATCTTAGCAACATGGTAAACTCCAAGGAAACACAAAGGAACATAACAAAAGGAGACAAAAAGGAACAAATCTAGCGACTTGAACgacctctcttcttttcgtTAGGATCACCAAGGTTCGCCCTTCTCCCACCCCACAAACAAATGTCTCAGAACAGGTCCCTCCGGGTCGGCATAAACACGGGCATTCTTGAGCTCGACAGCCAGAAACCGACAAGTTTGCCAATCGCTCATGACCTTGCCTGACAATCTGACAATCTCATCACAAGAACTCTTAAGGGCCTTATAGCTAAAGTCGAATCGGACGTTTAGGTCTGCGTTCTCTAGCCAAGGTGTCGCGATGGCGCTCTCAACCTGACGAAGCAAGAGTGTAATGCTCGTCTTGGTAGATGTAAAGTTCTCACGGGAAGGGTTGTCGCGAGATCGAATCCAGTCGTTCCAGAGCCACTGTCGAAGAGCTTCATTGGACGTGTCGTGGCCTTGACGTTGGTGCTCGCGTGCAAAGTCCATTAGCTGCGTGTTGTAGAAGACACCAGCTTCGTGAAGAAAATCAGATAGTTGCTTAAGAGCGATGCGCGGTGGGAGACGATCCACAGGCTGAGCAGGCTGAACGTCTTCGTAGGAAGCATAGCTTTTGGTTGAACCTTCGCTTTCGTAGGTCTTTGAGTATCGAGATGCACGGCGACGAGAACGGCAGCAGCCAGGAACGAAGATGTTTGTTGCAGCTGAAGAGGGGGGATACATTTGGCTGTAGTCTTCAGCCATACGAGCAGGCACATTTCGGAACGGATCTTGAGTCTGAGGAGGGTGGACAGTGTAAACATATGTTGGTTCTGGGAAGTAACCTCCAGGGGGCGCCTCTTTGAGGAACTGGGAGCGTCTGGATGTCATTGTGGGTGATGGCTGTTGCTTtgactgagactgagaccgAAGTTGATGAGAAAGCTCAAATCAAGATGCTCACTTCTGGGCGGATATTTATACATCTTCAAGACAAGTTTGCCTGTAGGACATAGATACGTTGTTGAATTCTGCCCTTCTTCATTCAATGCCTTTAAGCTGCGTTGTCGCATACTATAGAGTTCATTGTCTACCTGCTAgaggtaggtatgtatctCTACAACATTTACCCAAACTCGTTTTTGAACGGCCAGTCGCATAAACGGCACAAAGACTAATGAAGCAACGTGCTACAAAAACTACCTACACAGAAAGTCATTGCCTTGACATGCCTATGTTTTCTACAGCCCCATTCTGAACTGGACATCCATGATCAGCCGCTATTTGCTAATCCCTCTTTATTCGGAGGGTCCTGGACCAGCTCACACACAATGTACGGCCCCCACCAAACTCAACCCTCAAAAGAACAACCAATGCAACCAACCCTTTCAGCAGCATCCATATCAAACCTGGAGACCCAATCTGGTAAACCCAAAGGCAAATCACGCATCCCCATCACATGCGCCTCACGTCATAGTACCACTTCATCCTTCCATTTACCCAACCATCGTTGTCACTATTAACTGGTCTTACTCGCGACTGAGCCAGGCTCTCAATCAAACACCAGGTCTCTTTTGTCACTCAATGCAGCGTACATGACTCACATGCTTTCAATTTCAACATGTCctgtattgtattgtattgtatcGTATTGCTTGGCTTTTGCTTTGCCTAATCTAACTGCctgccttggcttggctttgtGTCTGGCCGCGTTTGGCCTGTCTTGTATTCTCATGTGGTatcaaagaaaaagaaagaaaaaagaagaagaaaaagaaaaacgaTGCAAATATCAAAGAGAGCTCCATTCCTGTCCGACAGGTGGCTCGTTCATGCAGATCCTGTTTTCCCAATGCAAAATGCAACTAACTGTAAAGTTATCCGGTCGTGATGCTGTACGCCGTTGAAATCAAATCCCCACACCCTATCTTGTCCTTATTCCGTCGGATTATTGCCGCGTTTTAGTTCCTCTCTGGGGGACATTCACTGTaaatctccatcttcatcgtttTCAGTCTGTCTCTCATCTCCATCAGATGGCCCAGCTTCCTGCTTGAAGGGTTGTCCAGCGCTGAAATCTCATGGTGCAGCGTCTCATACTTTTGATAAAAAAGCTTGAACGCCTGTGCCTTCTGCACAAGATCATCGGAAAACCTTGATGCTGCAGGTCGCTTGATGACACCCTTGCTGAAACCTTCgaccttgcgcttcttcgcAACAATCGAGGCAGCGGGTGCCTCATTCTCCAGATCCGAGGCATTGGTGGGTGGCGATGATGCCAGGGGAGAAGACTTCGTTGGGGACGTATTCTTGCTCTTtatcgaggttgaggttaTCGTTCCGCGAGAGTTCTGGCTTGCGTCCGATGGCCGATGCTTAAGTCGGGGGGCAGGAAGAGGttgcttgggcttgatgcGTTTCGACAGTGGTGTTCCAGAGCTCGAGCTCGAGTCGTCATCCTCACGAGGTCGCTTGGCCGTAATCTGCTGCTTCATTGGCTCCCTTACCACGGGTCGAGGTTTGGCGACGACCGTGTCTCTCATCTTGGGTGCCGGTTTAGGCACAGCCTTTGGCTTAGGTTTGACAATAGgagcagcatcatcttctgagGTGTCCGAGTTAGAAATGATGGCCTGCGATAGAACTCTTCCCCCATTTGCCTTGGGCGCAGCGGTGGGCCGTGCCTTGGTGGGAGATGCTTTAGCGGAAGAGACCTTGGATGTCGGCTTGGAGGGTGCAGCTGATGCAGtcgtcttggccttggattTGCCCAGAAGACGCTTGACCTGGGCCTCCTGTGCTGTGGGTTTCTTGGGCTTGGTAGAAAGAGGGTTTGAGGTGGACCTTGACATAGCCTCTCCCGCAGCCCTTGGCCGGTTGGCGTCCTGAGAATCCCCACTATCTCGAGGCGTTGTGCCTCCATCCGCCATTTCAACATTAATTGACGGCGTGCTGACAGTCTTCGTAATCTTAGCCTGCACTCGGCTAAGACTCTTGCCGGTTCCTCGCTCCTCCTTGGGTAGTAGTCTGTCCCACTCTGGCTCTGAGATGGTGACTCTCTGCTTGTCATATTGTCGAACAGCGTTGTCAATCGCCTTCTGTCGTACTTCTTGGGTATCATAATCATAATTCCAAACATCGAGGTCTCTCCaggacttcttcttcaatgaCCATTTGTTGTTAtcgtcaagatcatcagcaaCTTTTCGAAGCGTCGGCTCCATGTCTTCCAACTTGCCTTCCCACCTCTTGGCCAAGTAATCAAATGAGCGATCCTGCACAGCGAGCTCATGCACCAGCATGGCTCGGTCTCCCTTGGCTCGGTCAAGGGGCTGTGATGTCGTAGGGTTGGGTGTAAGTGAGCCGAGCGAAACTTGGCCTGGTGATTGGGGGATCGATCGTGGAGTTGAGTCGAGTAATTTGCTTTTGCTCTTGATAGCTGCCTTCTTAGCTGGTAATCGGTCGACCACGCGAGTCCTTCAAAACATGTCAGTATGGTCATCCCAAAACTATATGCAAGTGAGACCGACTTCTCCCGAGAAGCAGCGTGAGCCGCAAGTCCATTTTGAAGAGCCTCGATGTCAGAATCTCGTCCTGATTGGGCGCTCTTGCTAGACTTTGCGGTCTTGCCGTCAGTGGTGTTGTCAGCCTTGCCAGTCTTCAATTTCTTCGAAGCAGCGCCTGATGGCTTTTCAAACAGAGAGCCAGTGTATAATATCTTTTCAGCAGTTCGTGTCGATTCGAAAGGCCGTGTGAGGTAAAGATCATATGGGTTCGAATCGGAGGGTGGCTCAATGGCGTGGGATTTGGTCCCAAAGAGCAAGGTCTGGCACGGGCACATTAGCATTCGAAAACAGGAGCCAAATGGCCAGCCTTGGATCCGTTGTGGCAAGAGGTTCTGAACTCACAGGGTTGGCTCCAAGGGAAAGTTGAATGCCATCTCCGTTCTGGACGCATTTGATCATGTCCTCAATAACATTGTCACTCAGGGTGACTGCAAAGGCCTGGGGAGGGAGACTGGCATCCTTGCCAGTCGAGCCCTCCAGCTGCAGCCCGCTTTCGGGAACCTTGAGCGAGTTCATACTGGAGGACATCACGAGCCTCTGTAGGCCGTGGGGTGGGAAATGTCGCGGAGTTGAATGTTTGTGTCGATCAATGCAGAAGCTAGGCGGAAGCGTGACGTTGGATCGTTCGGTTTCGCAGGttaaagatgaagagaagaagtcggAGAATCGTAACCGAGGAAGTAAGGATTCGTTAATGTGCaatagttaaaaaaagaaatcgcGAGGAGCGTTGTCACATTGTCATCCAACAAGGTGAGCTGGGAGAGAGGCCGCTGTTTTGATGAGATGGGCGTGAGAGGCTAGGCACATGGGGGCCGTTCTCCGATTCAGGAGGACAAAGGGGAGCGCCAGATGGTTTTGTCACTGACAGGCAGTGCAAAGATCCTGACACCTCAAAGCACACAAAGAGTCTCCAACGCCCTTTGTAATTTGCAACTCTCGTTGAGAAGCAAAAAACAAGTTGAGGGAGAAAGTTGTTGGAGGGCGGAGATGATGAGGGAATGAGAGCGGCAGCGGCGAGCCCAAGTCCAGGACGGGAGACGAGGGTGTACCAAGGTACTGCGTGCGGAAGGAACTGGGGGGAGGTACCCGTGCCTGTCTCTCTGCTACCTCACCAGCCAGCAGaccagcaagcaagcaagcaagcacgTCTGACCTTGACCTTACCTGACGGGCGGGAGTGGGTGCGGCCAAACAGGGAAGTTGACCGGGGTGGttagcacagcacagcacagcgaACAACACAGCGCAGCACAGTACCAAACTTAGGGTCCGACAGCGCAAAACACCGATTGACAGCCAGACAGCACCATTACTCCAGCAGGGAGATGCTGTCTTTGGCCGATGTGCCAACCTAGATATCCGCACGGTACGCTACGGAAATTCGTCCCGGGTGAGAGTACTTAGCCATTACTCAAGGCTCTACAGTGGTCTCAGTGATGGGAAACCGTCAGGAGGGCTGTGTCTCAGTGGCCTCTCAGAGGCCAGAAGCACTGCAACTCTatctccaacagcaacaaactCAAAATCATTTGCTGGGCCAAATGTTCCTTTTCTGTACACACAAATATCTTCAGCTTCGCTAGCGTCCACTGGGGCCGTGGCTGCGGTGGCGTGCCTGATGGTGCATGTGGAAGAGTCAACCGGTCAAGGTCCCATCAGGGGTACAAACAAAGTACTGCCCATGAGCTCTGAGCCACTGTAGAGCCCTACAAGCTGCCCTAGAACAGCTTCGGATCACGGTTGAGTACTTGATGACGACATTAACGCCGAAGGGCGGATCAAGTACCACCAAGAGGCCCACAGCGACCAAGTGAGGTGGTGGATGCATGCAAGGCGTTGTGCTAGTCGAGTAAACTCGTCCCAGAAAAGCGAAAAGCCAAAGGGCTCCTCCCGTCCCGTTTGCCGGCCTCTGGAAGATCTTTGTCTCTCTTTGAGGTATTTGAACATGGGAGAAAGGGTTCTTTTATATCGTGAAGCCGGCGCAATGAGATGAAGGACGAGAGGCGAGGCAATAGTGCTCTTCAGATTGTCGCATATCGTTTGTTCTCCCGACCCAATTGGTTGTCAGGTTGTCAGGTCGTCAGCCCAGAGAACGGGACTCGACGGGCTGGATCCAGCGGGCAGGTTGAGCTACGAGCCTAGCGAACGAACGACCCATTCTGAAGTCTGGACGACCCATGACGAGACATCAAGGGCTCGGTATGGGGCTTCACGGCGGATCTGTCATCCGGCCGGGGGTATtctggttgtggttgtggtcGTAGTCGTAGTCGCAGTCGTGGCCGAGCcgtggatgggatggatgcaTCCCATCTGATCTGTTTAGGCCTCATTCCAGAAACGGCTGGCCGGGCAGTCAGATTTCGGAGGGCTGGAACAAAACTTGCTGAAACAATTGTGCAGCTTCAAAAGGCCATCGCCATGAGTTTCAGCCATTCAAGCCTTGCTAAGGCTTGAATTTCTTTCTCACCCCTTTGTTACCTATCATCTCTCCCTTGAAATGGATCT
This region includes:
- a CDS encoding hypothetical protein (EggNog:ENOG41) — encoded protein: MDMPLSNFSQLSDFVYPQQVSHIEEHKQEEYYETSRRDDVAPVYCEEYFEPAQQASGQSEPQATQDQDEETSEQKISQDRRQSAASGTSGDSNEHKAAKAGSSHDPKN
- a CDS encoding hypothetical protein (EggNog:ENOG41), which encodes MAIEALDFPQMWERPSYTQLAGILQSLELSPPIWNHKRRRSEIMEEQESLASQRKAEVTRYLSSIIKSPLSWIDDDNEKEILWTQASKRMSERCGRTAMGEVVRRWPFGEGNDEFELIIREPALTGDSLGFKTWGSSYVLSQHLPRMAETSLFRLFDETLGEPRPDVLELGSGTGLLGLAAAALWKVPVALSDLPNIVPNLRENVAKNTELVNSRGGSLTVGDLTWGGSEDEVDRTLFGQSNQFKIVLAADPMYDDEHPALLASAISDHLALGSDSRAVVMVPRRDATTERLLESFRQAMLDLDTPLFCEEEDELAGQDDWVEDDDAGNVRCWLGVFSRGGSPPSQVGDAAPI
- a CDS encoding hypothetical protein (EggNog:ENOG41), with translation MNSLKVPESGLQLEGSTGKDASLPPQAFAVTLSDNVIEDMIKCVQNGDGIQLSLGANPTLLFGTKSHAIEPPSDSNPYDLYLTRPFESTRTAEKILYTGSLFEKPSGAASKKLKTGKADNTTDGKTAKSSKSAQSGRDSDIEALQNGLAAHAASREKTRVVDRLPAKKAAIKSKSKLLDSTPRSIPQSPGQVSLGSLTPNPTTSQPLDRAKGDRAMLVHELAVQDRSFDYLAKRWEGKLEDMEPTLRKVADDLDDNNKWSLKKKSWRDLDVWNYDYDTQEVRQKAIDNAVRQYDKQRVTISEPEWDRLLPKEERGTGKSLSRVQAKITKTVSTPSINVEMADGGTTPRDSGDSQDANRPRAAGEAMSRSTSNPLSTKPKKPTAQEAQVKRLLGKSKAKTTASAAPSKPTSKVSSAKASPTKARPTAAPKANGGRVLSQAIISNSDTSEDDAAPIVKPKPKAVPKPAPKMRDTVVAKPRPVVREPMKQQITAKRPREDDDSSSSSGTPLSKRIKPKQPLPAPRLKHRPSDASQNSRGTITSTSIKSKNTSPTKSSPLASSPPTNASDLENEAPAASIVAKKRKVEGFSKGVIKRPAASRFSDDLVQKAQAFKLFYQKYETLHHEISALDNPSSRKLGHLMEMRDRLKTMKMEIYSECPPERN